The DNA segment TCTCTATGTGCATGAGTGGTCCGGAGTTATTTAGGCATGTCTTGCACAATGTTTTCCTTCACAATCCATATAACTGAATGGATGTCCTTTATTCATCCTGATAGGAATGGTTTTGGCATTATATTTGAAAATCGGATGTCTGTAGTGGACATCGCTTGCAGCATCTTTTTCCCATTTCACAGGAAGTCAACCCTTGATGAAATCTGAGCTGTATGACATATTTATGGAGATCACAGCCAGGTGGAGATCTAGGCcagtaaaaacaaatgaaacgaTTATCCTGCTCTCCTACTGGTAAGAAATGCAGCAGATGTGTCTGGAATAAGTGAACTGTACTTGTCTCATATTTTCATTCGACCCCTGTGTCCTGTCCAAAGATGATGTAAGCGGTGTACACTGTTTAGTAAACATGACCTGAGTGGGAGCTCTCAGCTTGATACTAAACCCAATTCTATGCTCCTACTTGACAAGATACTGTAACAAAGTTTTTAGCTGTTTGGGACGTTTTTGGTTGTTTGGGACGTTTTTGGTTGTTTGGGACAATATGTGAAATTCCTCCCAATGTAAGGATGACAAACCCAAAGTCTGAGCTCAGCTTTAGAGGAAATGGTTCTCATCTGGTGGAAATTACCAGAGTAGATCTTAATTAGTGGTGTAAGAACGCTGTAAACAGTGGTTTTGTTAATGTCTGGTAGTATGAAagcctgaaacacacaaacatgagcAAATCAGAAAACTAGGGGTGAAAAGCTTACAATTAAATACAATACACGGTTTACATATGATATAGTATGACGTCATTTTAAGCAAATGTTACAAAAATTTAACCGAAAAACATTAATGATTTTTGATGTACATACAACTTTACATACAACCTTATTCCTCTaagcttttttatgtttatagtGGACATAATGTGGAATATGTTGGCAGAAAATATGAGACTGTTTTTGTCAAGTTTTAACCGTAAATATTACCTGATTACAAAAATAATTGAGTGCCAAAATCAAAAATAGCTTTACTTGTATTTAAGGTGCAAACTTTGgataaaataaatagtttataTGTCATTATTGAttccaaatatatatttttataatataggcTATTGGTTATTGTTGCTGTAGCAGAGGCTTACATTTACTCTTCTTAAGGTAGGGAACCTTTTAACATCAGGTCAAAAGAACGTATACTTGAGCCTGGGAACCTGAGATACCTGCCAATTGATAATGACCTTCTTTTGTGTGATCTGATACAACACGCTATGCACAGAAAATAGCTCTCTACAATGAAACAAGACTGCTGATAGTTTTCAGtaccattttacaaaataaatggtTTAGACACCATTTTCAGTTAACTGGTTGATAGTGTCAAAAATGGTAAAAGGATGTTAAAGTACCTACTAATTTTTTGACttttattctaaatataaaacataaatgtcgaGATGTTTTGATCAGTGTTTTAACCAATTCTACTGAGTGAAGCAATGTCTTCAAGCAATGTCTGAGTACACAAGTTGTCAAGTTCAGAGACTATGTCATGAAGGCAAATTGAATGTGAACATTGTAAAGTAGTCTTTATAACCAGTCTAGCAAACTAGAGAGTTCCTTCACCATTCCTTCATGTCAGAATCAGTCGAACAGGTTTATTTTTCCATTAATTCACATTAAGACACATTTTTAGCATCAGATTTCGAACccacacaaaataaatgcaacttGAATAGTTGTTTGTGAGAGGTGTGCCATGCATACACTTTTGAGAAGTACTAGCTTCAGCAGATATATGGATCTTTCAACGTGACAGTAAAAACATAGTTAAGCTGTTTTAGTGGACGTGTGTTCAGGAACCCTGTatgttgtcatggttctgccccaccttgtcttgcttctcttgacctagtggcagaaccatgatagaacctcttgttttatgtggagagagtcattttgaccctgtcggccttcgatactctctccggtccttgtctgtgttcccgcccttttgtatctctcgttactggttgtttattagttcatgccccacacctgttcccctttgatttgtccctttatttaatgcccctgtgttctctgtcttgtgttggttcattgtactctgtcgtgattaatgtgggtgagttcttgacctgttaagtgtagcttagtcctgtgtaatatgttgttaatgttatttttagtcttgtttagtgtagttagtctttgttcttattatacccttgttttccccctcgtgggtttttgttttgtgtgttttattatttattaaaaagccttgtttaaccccttacccgctgtctgcgtctgggtcctctctccttgtctcacctTACCCGAGAACCGTGACAGTATgtactataaatatatattaacaagatgcgcaaCTGCTATTACAATGAATGGGAGTTTATGGTTATGGTACAGTCCATATCAGGTTTAACCATTGATTAAAAATATGccatttaattgtgatttttgccagcaattttaaaaatatctgccaGGAGATAGGACTGTTGTCTTGCTATaatgtaaatagctgcccagaggcattgcaaacatggccgtcGAGTGGCACGAcatccgtaaacggactttggtataattgacagcattttaaatcattaatatttaaatgagtTAATACACAACATGCAAAGCAAAGAAAACAATGCCCACAACTGCTGTAAGTAACCGTAAACTGGTGGCTACTGAATTTGTTGAAATGATCCATTggcttgtttttgcaaatgCTTTTTAGAGGAAAAGAAAACCATAAAACATATTATCAATAGTCTCACATCTTTACAAACAATTTTGAAAGTCAGACTAGTTGTATCTCCCAATACTGGTCTGCTCGagcctttaaaatatattagtgcATGCGTAGAATTTATTCTGCTTTTTGCTGCCTTTGATTCTCTTGAGTCGTGAACTTGGATGTCTGAAGTGCAGTTTTATTGGTAGGTGACCTCTTGCCTTGTGATGTCATCCAGACATGTTCTTTATTGGTGAGCCAAGACCAATTCACCACCAGGGCCTCCAAATAATTGCCCATTGAAAACATGCAATATAGTGGTGGTTAATGGGGTAACATTCGACCATATGCTAAGCATTTCTAGGGTTAAAATCTGTTTAACTCCAGACAACCCATGCGTGACTTTCTATAGTGTTGAGGTAATTctcttttaattcttttaaaAGATAATTGactttttctgaatttttcagTAAAGCTCTATGAGTTCATGGGATTCAGCTGTAAAAGCATTGTTAAAAATTCCAGTAATATAAATTCATGTTTATTTCAAGGCAATTCTTTAATGTTTTGAATTTCATCTTTGACACCCTGCGTGCTTTCAGAAGCATGTCATTTTAGCCTCCCATAAAGCACAGAATTCCTCAGGGCCAGGAAGTCGCCTACATGTGTGGTGTTATCAGGTTACCTTTTATTCACTTTCTCTTTCCCACCTTCTTCAGAAGAATTACAGCCCACTTTGCGTTTCTGTTGTTTTGGCCACTCACATTTTGGTGATGTTAATGTAGGTCAGGTTTGCTCagtcctgctcctggagatcttACCTtcctgaagagtttggttccaaccACTTTCCAACACACCTGCCTCTAATAATCAAGTGAAGTCTGTGGTTAGTGGGTTCAGGGTCTTTTATTAGGGCTGGCAGCTGGTAGATCTCCAGTAGATATATAGACGTGATATATACCGCACCTAACCACTTTATGCACATAAACTTTAATTACCTCTGTGGTTTCCTTGTGTGAGGTTTGACGCCCATATACCACCAgagtgttttctgtgtcttggtTAACATGTTTAATGCTTGACATGGgctttttgtttactttagatttatttatttttcttgctTTTTTCGAAGGGACATAACTGTTTAATAAGCTATCTATTCCTAAAAACATTTTagctcactgtaaaaaaatgctaGTAGtccggcagctggggtgccagaaaaatgtatttaataacattgtatttaattcttttacacccaacttgtacatttatttgccgcatttcaaaaatacatgagaatttggtaaaattacagttttttacaatgCTCTTTGCCTTGAGCAAGAAGATCCCATTGAGCAGAAGATCCCACCTTCTCTAAAACAGATCTCTAAAGTCACGCCTCCTGAAAAACACATGAGTGCAATGATGATGAAAGATTGCCTGCTCGAGCAGGGTGTGAGGCGGTATGCAAATATATAGTTTGACAGACAAGTGGTACATCATATCATTGCGTCTTTGCATAACAAAACATTGCCTACCCTGCTTTTAAAGTACAAGCATGCTTTTCATgcttaatgcaaaaaaaaaatacatttaaatttgatgAATTAAATTTGATGCTGTTACAAAAATCTCAACAATACTGgtttaactgtattttaacattttcaatattttatggGTCTGATAAAGTTTTGCATTGTTAATATGTGTTTGCTGTAGTCTGATGTGACAATTTGTTAGTACACTTTATGTCAACCCCCCGACtcaaagtcaccatgaaacggaagttgagattgacttcttttccgtatcgtaacgtatatccgagtgaaattagaaaaaatgtagggcggggctttattttgcccttccctttttgatgggtttgttgtaagttgggcctggaggggagggctgaaaatgcctggccattggacagtaagtatagtcctacctctttttgttgctgacgtcatgtggtgaagagttgttgttgagaggtggagaggagcttaatgttttttattcaatattacAAGTGcagatgaattaaaaaaaataatggtatGCACGGATAAATCCTTTATAATattcactgcaacactgtgtaaaacacttataattttcctgtttgatttcatggtgactttaagttGCATGTGACTTTGTGTACACCTTCCTTGGCACTATTCACAAAGTGACATGGTTGTCATGGTATCCGGTTAGGTATTTATGTGACAAAGGTTTTAAAGTCGTCAGAGTAGCTTCATGATACAATGAGGTCAGTTTTCCTGGAGAGAGTAAGAGGACATGTGTCCATAGCAACAACCACATGTCCCAGTCAGATAAAAGAGCCAGATATTCTGATTGTTGTGCAAACGCTTCCCACTTTATCTCTGAAAAGACTCCATATGAAGcacactaaaacattttttgttgttagaTTCAAGATTTTTTGCACGCAATTGCATTGCATGGTTTCTGTAATGTAAATGCTATGCTGTTGCTGAAGTCTCTAAGATGTCAACTACAACCTAAAGATGTGCTGTTCCCTGACCACTTTCCTGAAACTAAAAAAGACAATTAGGTTTTTATTTTGAGTATTCATCAGTTTTTCTCAGAAACCGTGAGGTCAAAAACGTTGAGAGGATTTCCTGTCTAAGACTCTAGACGGGATGTTTTTTCACATGGAAACAGTGTCAAAAGTGAACACTAAGTAGAAAGGAAATGTTTTAGCATACTATTGTCTCTGAGCATTCGgtcacaacaaaacacaatggATTTGTTGCCAAGCACACAGGGAGTCAGACATTTAAAGGGAAGGAATGAGGACAAAACGCCAACCCTGGGATAAAGGTGACTTCATGTAAAATGTGTAGGACTTGAATAGGAAGAGactgttttatttaacatgCTCAAATAAACCCAGTAACATTGGTTGTTATATTTGATCTTTCCAAGTaattactttgttttttttgttctataaaacaaaaattgtaTTAGGCTTTTTTTGTGAATGGCCTCATACTGCCACCAGACTGTGGGAATGACTTATAGTCCATATGTGAGGagcacaaatgtttacattattCGAGGATAATGGCCTTTTCATTAGCCTAAACTTCTAAGAGAGGCACATATAAACAGGCCTCCAGCAGCAGACAGTGAGATGGCAAACATGAACATATGAAGGAAAGACCTGCTGCATGCCACAGTCTGGTGAATCAACCGTGTTTCCAGGCCTGAGAGGGTTTGGTCCTGGGAATACATCTAAACATTAGTTACAGATGAACTCGGTTTGGAGGGAGTCTTACCTGGGCTTTGGTTTATTAATCAATAACAGAATGGAAAGACAGTGGTGGCAGGTGTCCAGGATTCAATGTAGCCATCCCTAGTTAATAATCAGGACTTTGCAAGCGTGACATTCAGTACAGGAGTTGACATAATGCTTGACCGGAAAACCACAGAAAAAATGGACGAGTAAAGTTTTAAATGAGGTTTGGACAACTACATCTAAATGCAAATTTAGTGCAGGAAAGACTTTTTGAAATTAGGCACAGATGTGGCACAAATGTGTTTACCCAGACATCACAGGAAACAGCATTGCTATATACACGTTTTGCTAATAACTTGAATGCATTGAAGCtgtattgttaaatattttaggataagtgacttaaagggatagtttaacccaaaatttaaattcatcatttattctccctcatgtcattccaaatctgtatgactttctttctactacAGAAGGCAAAAGAggtattataaatattttaaagaatgatggtaaccaaacaacactggaccccattgacctcttttgtatggacaaaaccatTTTTCAAAATGCGTTCCACAaatgaaagagtcatataggtgttcaatgacatgaggatgaattaATGTACTGATGAATGTGTTTTACTTGACTGGAAAACAGAAATAgacaatgtaatatttttaaaattgtttcCACAGGTGATCTCTCCCCAGTGCAGATGTCACCGATCTCCCAGTCTCAGTTCATCCCGCTGTCTGAAATATTGTGCTCTGTCATTTCGGACATGAATGCTACCCATGTGGTTGTAAACCAGGAAGCATTGATCAATCACATGATGAAAGCACACCCTGGTAACTTCACATCTTTATACTTTTCTTGAGCTTATACTTTTCAATATAAAAAAGTGGCAATTCCTtatgtattaaaggggtcatatgacacggctaaaaagaatattatcgtttgttttagatgtaatgcaatgagaatacacgatttaaggttcaaaaacgctgtattttccacataccgtgcatgtttgtatctcctctttgccccgcctctctgaaacgtgcagattttttacaaagctcatcactctgaaaagcgaggtttGCTaggattggccagttaaccagtgcgtagtgattggtagaatactgcaagcgtactgcaccttacttgcgtatacatttgggcggtcttagtgaAATCATACCActaactgacgtagatttgtgggggtgtggttgcATTTGCtcttagatagaatgcatcttttgttccgacaattttacgtgtctaatacatgcatgggcaacttataacgcaCCAAAGACAccgaaaaacacgtatttgtgccatatgacccctttaatacattgtaatattgtaatatatgaacaatgttTTATTCTCTATATAGTCAAAtacatattaaattatttaatttattgaaaAATGTGCAACATTTGCTTTTGCTaaaacagataactctgtttttataaatgttcaaaaatcatgtttttaatgtgcattccaagtaaactgcagttgggttgttttgattaagtaataactaaaacacaataaaaacatgataacacaacaaaaaacaagatttttgaaaaaatgttaagaactgtttttgcaaataaactcttcataaaCTTGTGTGAGGGATGTTATTTTCTCTTATGTGTTCAacacccccccaaaaatgtttttatttgaaacgaGTTTCCAAATGGAAATATATCCAGATAAACATTTTGCGAACACATCCATGTCTTGCTGAAAAGCCACACTGACCCCAGTATTTCCATTTCGTGTAGGAATGACCATTCCTACTCAAGATATCCTCTACAATGCACTGGGAAATCTTATAAAGGAGAGGAAGATTTATCACACTGGCGAGGGCTACTTTGTTGTTACTCCTCAAACGTACTTCATCACCAACAACATGGTGAAAGAGAGGAACTGGTGGAGTACTGCTGACAATGACCTGCCCTCACCTCCTCCCATCACGTACCTGGTGAGCAACGAGAGCTGCATGGACGCAATTACTGAGGTGCCTGGCATGGCTCACTGTAAATCCTGCAGCTGTTTCACCTCTCCATCCAACGTCCCTCCATCTGTCCAAGATCATCAATCCACTAGCATAAGTGAGTGCACGGGCAGAAGCCTCAAGTGGCCGAGAGAGCACAAGCCCTCCGTTCAACACCAGTCCActtctacagcagcagattGCCAGGCCAGCGAGATCAGCAAATCCACCACCAGCCATAAGGACAAGGAGAAAGCCGGTCGCAAATTCGGCCTTAATCTGTTTCGAAGAAACACAGGGAAAAAGGAAATGAAACTCAAGAAAGAATACGTCACATTCTCTGGACAGTTTCCACCTGAGGAATGGCCTGTCAGAGATGAAGACGATTTGAATAACCTCCCCAGAGACCTAGAACATGCCATCATCAAACGGATCAACCCAGAGCTGACTGTGGACAATCTAGTAAAACACACGGTTCTTATGAAAAAACTTGAGGAGAAAGCTGAGTGGGCCACGGAGAGAGCTGTTGACAAGGGCATTTCTACCGAAGCTCTTGTGTCTAAGCAAAGGCATCAGACCTCGAAGGCCGGGGGCAAGAGATCGGTCCCTAGAGCTACTCGAAGTAAGAGAAAAGGGCCTTCGTccagagaaaaacagaaagcaaAGAACAAAACTCAGCAATGTGCTGAAGATTTAGAGGCAGATGATCCGATTGTGCCTCACCTCAGACCGGAATTGGTTTTAGAGGACCCTGGCAACAATGAAGAAAGCACGATTCTGAATCCCAAATGTGTTTACAAGAAACAGATAGAGAACCCGTTTTTTGCGTCACCAGGAAGAGACATGGAACCAAATGCTGGTCATAAAGAACACAGAAGGAGAGAACCCAAAAATCTAATCGCTGGGCGTCGAGAAAGAACGGGTCACAGGTCAAAGTCTTGGGACCCTCACCGGGCCAAAGCAATTCCTGACGGTGTAGAGAGATCTCATACCTTAATGGACGCACCTTGCGAAAGAGCCCCAGTGGACTCCAGCTTGGACGTTAAACCAATTACAGAGCTTTGTGGAGATTACAGCTCTATCTACCCTCAGAGCAGCACTCTGAGGATAGAGGACAAAATTAAGCTTCGAGAGAGCAAAGTCAGAAGCAGAGAGTTGAGAAATGGCCGAGTAAGAGAACATAAACACAATGCTTTTCAGGACGGAGACACGAGAATTGATTCCAACATGGTAGATCCCACTTATTTATGTGACACAAAAGAAGCACCTCTCTCGTGGCCCGAACCCACAATTCAACGCAGACTTTCCCTACATCTACTCAATAGCAAGGAAGAGTCCCATCACCGTCCTGATCTGTTGTCTTCACATCAGCAATCTGGCAACATAACAAGTAGCCAACATCTGTCCAACGTTCAGAACCGAGACATGAACCACACTGAGAGTGAGGCGTACAGTGATGATGAACATCACATCTATCAGAAGACAGATGAAGATGGGGATGTCTGTAGCTCCTTTAGCGTGAATGAGGATGAGTGTGAGCTATTGCACACTGGCACATCTCGCTGCCGTGAGCCTGTCTGTCTGGATGAAGACTGGGATGCCAGTTTCATCGAGGGCCACGTATCCGGTGCCCATCACAAACCTGTTAGCACCACACACAGACAGCATGAATACAGGTGGCAGTCTGTGTCTCTTCTTCATCAAGCTGCCAGCTCCAGACAAGATGCCCAGGGCTTGGGGAAAAGACTACATGAGTCAAATTCAGTAGATGATGAACCCACTGAAGTCCTGGAAAGCAGCATTTTCGACTACTGTCACACAAGCGAAGTGGACTCGGAAACAGAAACAATACATAAGTCTGCAGATGAAGCTGAGGGAAAATCCAACCACTGGATATGTCACCCAGAGCTAAAGGACTGCCATCAAAGCACAGCAAAGACAACAGAGGATGCTGGCAACATCCACAATACAGGTGTTAGTGACCCGACAGGAGCCTGCGCTAGAGAAACCATAGAGAATCTAAGTAACACAGCAGATAGTGGAATTGACTCGCCAAGGttagttgtttgttttgatcaGTTTATTTCAATTTACGTAGGCACTTGATTAATATCAGGGAATTATATTCATAATACTTCAAACGTAAACATTATACTTAAAGCATTTTACTGATTTTATCGTTGATTTTCAGGACTCATATGAGCTTAACCTCCAGTAACTCGGCCATACTCAAAGGACTGAAGCATCGGAGTTTCCTGCAGAATTTAGAAAAGCTCCACTCCAAGAGTAACAACATTCACTCTCAGAGTTCTCTACTCAAACTTACTCCTGTCATGaatgtttaaactttaaacatcAGTTTGGAAtatgtataaaatgtatagaATTATGTTcaacaaatgtaaataaaaaattcaagaTTACTAGGAAATGAATTTAGGTCGATTTTTATATACTTGCCTCATTACCATTTTGCATTTAACCAATAGTTTGATTCTTTTCTGTAAACATGGTTTTGTAAACAGGCCCTTTATTGTTACAAGAATGTCTGAACATAACAAGGGATTATCTGCTGACAAGACCCCTACATTATCTCTGTATAAATAGAAGGCAATTAGCACAAATAAAAGTATGTTAACAAAATGCCTTTATTATTTTCGCTTTCATCAACATCACCGCTgttagaaatgaaaatgtatgacctcaaataaacaaacaagtgtGGAAATTCAAGTTTAAAAATAACATGCAAATAGATTTAGTCATTGTATGGAGacttataaaaatgccttaacAAAACATATCCGATCGATCTGCGATAGCAGATCTGATCCAGCATTCCTCAATAAATAATTCCTGAGCTTTACAGTGTTATATTTGTCAGCAATGTAAGTATAATAGTCTGTGTACAATCAGCATATATTAACACTAAGATAAAATACATTCTATAATTATTCTTTATACTCAAAAATGTGGTCTTGTTGGActtataacaacaacaaagctTACCTTTGCAATGGCCCTGCCATTGATGGTCATGAAAAATTCATGAGTTAAAGTGCCTGAAGCTAATCCTGCATCTAAACTAACAAAGGCAGGCTGAGGTAACCATAGCTTactgttaaaaaataaagctaTTTCAAAACCTTACAGTAAGACAATGAAAACCGGATACAGTATCATTAAAGATCTCTGAGCTATACCACAGTATGATTCTAGCAACTTGAAGCAGGAGGCTGAGGTGAGAAGCTCTACAGGTTTAAACAGGAGCTCAGCAGATGGCGTTGTTGAATGACAGGTATTAAATGATGGCTGACTGTGTCATGTTTCATTCAGAGTGCACTGGCAGAGAACAAAGAGCAAAGCCTCCCCTATGTTCATAAAAGACAGCACATGAATACTGTAtagcagtagttctcaaactggggaccgtggcccctgggggggccccgagatggatccagggggccacagattttgtggcattttatgaaatatagaaattgatcatagattttatgcaatcaaacat comes from the Triplophysa rosa linkage group LG9, Trosa_1v2, whole genome shotgun sequence genome and includes:
- the stox1 gene encoding storkhead-box protein 1, whose amino-acid sequence is MSLQQRVVQLSAASLAVVLCRDEDTKHNASSTHGQDVFEDFKSQNSRSFWNKRLVSAVTEVSFQGWLENYVLLVQGNANNLEVLREAWMRRALRSPRGYIIKAVGDLSPVQMSPISQSQFIPLSEILCSVISDMNATHVVVNQEALINHMMKAHPGMTIPTQDILYNALGNLIKERKIYHTGEGYFVVTPQTYFITNNMVKERNWWSTADNDLPSPPPITYLVSNESCMDAITEVPGMAHCKSCSCFTSPSNVPPSVQDHQSTSISECTGRSLKWPREHKPSVQHQSTSTAADCQASEISKSTTSHKDKEKAGRKFGLNLFRRNTGKKEMKLKKEYVTFSGQFPPEEWPVRDEDDLNNLPRDLEHAIIKRINPELTVDNLVKHTVLMKKLEEKAEWATERAVDKGISTEALVSKQRHQTSKAGGKRSVPRATRSKRKGPSSREKQKAKNKTQQCAEDLEADDPIVPHLRPELVLEDPGNNEESTILNPKCVYKKQIENPFFASPGRDMEPNAGHKEHRRREPKNLIAGRRERTGHRSKSWDPHRAKAIPDGVERSHTLMDAPCERAPVDSSLDVKPITELCGDYSSIYPQSSTLRIEDKIKLRESKVRSRELRNGRVREHKHNAFQDGDTRIDSNMVDPTYLCDTKEAPLSWPEPTIQRRLSLHLLNSKEESHHRPDLLSSHQQSGNITSSQHLSNVQNRDMNHTESEAYSDDEHHIYQKTDEDGDVCSSFSVNEDECELLHTGTSRCREPVCLDEDWDASFIEGHVSGAHHKPVSTTHRQHEYRWQSVSLLHQAASSRQDAQGLGKRLHESNSVDDEPTEVLESSIFDYCHTSEVDSETETIHKSADEAEGKSNHWICHPELKDCHQSTAKTTEDAGNIHNTGVSDPTGACARETIENLSNTADSGIDSPRTHMSLTSSNSAILKGLKHRSFLQNLEKLHSKSNNIHSQSSLLKLTPVMNV